A stretch of Ligilactobacillus faecis DNA encodes these proteins:
- a CDS encoding SPFH domain-containing protein, which produces MFGIKIVKQNCRGLVETLGRYSRSVEAGLHFYIPIFQKIRVVELAMHPLRLQKYSVITQDNADIEASVTLNYHVTDAKKYTYENSDSVESMAQLVRGHLRDIIGRMELNTALGSTSKINAELAAAIGDLTNIYGINVDRVNIDELTPSKEIQKAMDKQLTADRERVAMIAKAEGEARNIKLTTDARNKALVETAQAQAQATRAKADAENYRIQKIQAALQNVDDNYFKDQSIGAFKELSNSETNLVVLSKEEMTSLGQVPVIQKILEQTK; this is translated from the coding sequence ATGTTTGGTATCAAGATCGTTAAACAAAATTGTCGAGGCTTAGTCGAAACACTCGGGCGTTATTCTCGTTCAGTCGAAGCTGGACTTCATTTTTACATTCCGATCTTCCAAAAGATCCGCGTCGTTGAATTAGCGATGCACCCACTACGTTTACAAAAATATTCGGTGATCACACAAGATAATGCCGATATCGAAGCAAGCGTTACGCTGAATTATCACGTAACTGATGCTAAAAAATATACGTACGAAAACTCTGACTCAGTTGAATCAATGGCCCAACTTGTTCGTGGTCATCTCCGAGATATCATCGGTAGGATGGAGTTAAATACTGCGCTAGGTTCGACCTCAAAGATCAACGCTGAACTTGCCGCTGCGATCGGAGATTTGACAAATATTTATGGGATCAATGTTGACCGAGTCAACATCGATGAACTGACTCCTTCAAAAGAGATCCAAAAAGCAATGGATAAACAATTGACAGCCGACCGAGAAAGAGTAGCTATGATCGCTAAAGCTGAAGGTGAAGCTCGCAATATCAAACTGACAACTGATGCGCGAAACAAAGCTTTAGTCGAAACTGCTCAGGCTCAAGCTCAAGCAACGCGCGCCAAGGCAGATGCCGAAAATTATCGGATCCAAAAGATCCAAGCCGCCTTGCAAAATGTTGACGACAATTATTTCAAAGACCAAAGTATTGGGGCTTTTAAAGAGCTATCTAATTCAGAAACTAATTTAGTCGTGCTCTCCAAAGAAGAAATGACAAGTCTAGGACAAGTTCCAGTGATCCAAAAGATCTTAGAACAAACCAAGTAA
- the glnA gene encoding type I glutamate--ammonia ligase — protein sequence MAKPSYTKEEIRKIAKDEHVQFLRLMFTDLYGTIKNVEVPISQLEKVLDNKMMFDGSSIDGFVRIEESDMWLYPDLSTWLVFPWGSEHGKVARLICEVYNADRTPFYGDPRNNLIRILDEMKELGFTDFNIGPEPEFFLFKLDPETGKPTTHLNDKGSYFDLAPVDLGENCRRDIVLELEKLGFDVEASHHEVAPGQHEVDFKYADALHACDNIQTFKLVVKTVARKYGLHATFMPKPLDRINGSGMHLNMSLFDKNGNAFFDENAEEQLSQEARYFLGGLIKHARNYTAVMNPTVNSYKRLVPGYEAPVYVAWSGHNRSPLIRVPIARGASTRVELRSVDPSANPYLAVAAVLAAGLDGLKNKIEPPKPVDRNIYVMDEEERKESGIEDLPSTLHNALKALRTDEVIKSAMGPHLYNNFVEAKRLEWEAYRQEVSQWERDQYLELY from the coding sequence ATGGCAAAACCTAGCTACACTAAAGAAGAGATCCGCAAAATTGCAAAAGACGAACATGTCCAATTCTTGCGTTTAATGTTCACTGATCTATATGGTACGATCAAAAATGTTGAGGTGCCGATCAGCCAATTAGAAAAAGTCTTGGATAACAAGATGATGTTTGATGGTTCTTCGATCGACGGCTTTGTTCGGATCGAAGAAAGTGATATGTGGCTTTACCCTGATCTTTCAACTTGGCTCGTCTTTCCTTGGGGAAGTGAGCATGGTAAAGTTGCTCGTTTGATCTGTGAAGTCTATAACGCTGATCGAACACCGTTTTATGGTGATCCAAGAAATAATTTGATCCGTATTTTAGATGAAATGAAAGAATTAGGTTTTACTGATTTCAATATTGGACCAGAACCGGAATTCTTCTTATTTAAGCTAGATCCAGAAACAGGCAAACCAACGACCCATTTGAACGATAAGGGGAGTTATTTTGATCTCGCACCTGTTGACCTAGGTGAAAATTGTCGTCGTGATATCGTTTTAGAATTAGAAAAATTAGGTTTTGATGTTGAGGCATCGCACCATGAAGTTGCTCCTGGTCAACATGAAGTTGACTTCAAATATGCTGATGCATTACATGCTTGTGATAATATTCAAACATTTAAGTTGGTCGTTAAGACTGTTGCGCGTAAATATGGTCTGCATGCAACGTTTATGCCAAAGCCGCTTGATCGGATCAATGGGTCAGGGATGCACTTGAATATGTCATTGTTTGATAAAAATGGCAATGCCTTCTTTGACGAGAATGCAGAAGAACAACTCTCGCAAGAAGCACGTTACTTCTTAGGTGGTCTGATCAAACATGCACGTAATTATACGGCTGTTATGAATCCAACGGTTAACTCATACAAGCGTCTTGTGCCTGGTTATGAAGCACCAGTTTATGTTGCTTGGTCAGGACATAATCGTTCACCTTTGATCCGTGTGCCGATCGCACGTGGAGCATCGACTCGAGTTGAGTTACGCAGTGTTGACCCTTCGGCTAACCCATACTTAGCGGTAGCAGCTGTGTTAGCAGCAGGGCTTGATGGTTTGAAGAATAAGATCGAGCCACCAAAACCAGTTGATCGCAATATCTACGTAATGGATGAAGAAGAGCGAAAAGAAAGTGGGATCGAAGATCTACCTTCAACTTTACATAATGCTTTGAAAGCATTAAGAACAGACGAAGTGATCAAATCTGCGATGGGACCACATTTATACAACAACTTTGTTGAGGCTAAGCGTCTTGAATGGGAAGCTTATCGCCAAGAAGTCTCTCAATGGGAACGCGATCAATATTTAGAACTGTATTGA
- a CDS encoding aminotransferase class I/II-fold pyridoxal phosphate-dependent enzyme produces the protein MELWKQDLPKDLQEKVAKVDEMIKGHLKAIDDQVLYNEQRVLKLFREHRVAEEDLVGSTGYGFDDIGREKLEAIYADYFKTEDALVRPQLISGTHAIATALYGVLRPKDTLYYMTGMPYDTIQQVIGVVGDNPKTLKEYDIKFDYTPLDETGKVDYDAVKEKLVTDHTIKMVAIQRSRGYATRDSFVVSEVKEMIDFVKKYAPNAVIFVDNCYGEFSEVDEPTFFGADLMAGSLFKNAGAGIAKGGAFLVGRKDLIAQAAAQLYAPGLGKAEGPTWGYLRDFYQGLFMAPHTTGEAIKGAIYTAALLEELGMEVSPKWSAKRTDLVQTVIFGKPEPMIKFCAAIQHHSPMNAFVDPVPSYMDGYADQVIMASGSFTEGSTIELSSDGPLREPYCLYIQGGLSYAHVKLAVTAAAKEAFYKK, from the coding sequence ATGGAATTATGGAAACAAGATCTACCTAAAGATCTACAAGAAAAAGTTGCAAAAGTTGATGAGATGATCAAAGGTCATTTAAAAGCGATCGATGATCAAGTTTTATACAATGAACAACGAGTTTTAAAATTATTTAGAGAACATCGCGTAGCTGAAGAAGATCTTGTTGGTTCGACAGGTTACGGTTTTGATGATATCGGGCGTGAAAAACTTGAAGCGATCTATGCAGATTATTTTAAGACAGAAGATGCTTTAGTGCGTCCGCAACTGATCTCAGGAACACATGCGATCGCAACGGCTCTTTATGGTGTTTTACGCCCTAAAGATACATTATATTATATGACAGGGATGCCTTACGACACGATCCAACAGGTGATCGGAGTCGTAGGGGATAATCCTAAGACCTTGAAAGAGTATGATATCAAATTTGACTATACTCCGTTAGATGAAACTGGTAAGGTCGATTACGACGCAGTCAAAGAAAAATTAGTTACTGACCATACGATCAAGATGGTTGCGATCCAACGTTCACGTGGTTATGCTACACGTGATAGTTTCGTTGTTTCTGAAGTAAAAGAGATGATCGATTTTGTCAAAAAATATGCGCCAAATGCAGTGATCTTTGTTGATAATTGCTATGGTGAATTTTCTGAAGTGGATGAACCGACATTCTTTGGAGCAGATCTGATGGCAGGGTCACTCTTTAAAAATGCTGGCGCTGGGATCGCTAAAGGTGGTGCTTTCTTAGTCGGGAGAAAAGATCTGATCGCTCAAGCAGCAGCCCAACTTTATGCACCAGGCCTAGGTAAAGCAGAAGGTCCAACTTGGGGTTACTTACGTGATTTTTATCAAGGACTTTTCATGGCACCACATACAACTGGTGAAGCGATCAAAGGTGCGATCTACACAGCAGCACTACTAGAAGAGCTTGGAATGGAGGTCAGTCCTAAATGGTCTGCCAAGCGAACCGACCTTGTCCAGACTGTGATCTTTGGGAAGCCAGAACCGATGATAAAATTCTGCGCTGCGATCCAACATCATTCGCCGATGAATGCCTTTGTTGATCCAGTACCAAGTTATATGGATGGTTATGCTGATCAAGTTATCATGGCTTCAGGGAGCTTTACAGAAGGTTCAACGATCGAACTGTCTTCAGACGGTCCGCTACGTGAACCGTACTGTTTATATATTCAAGGTGGCCTCTCATATGCCCATGTTAAATTAGCTGTTACGGCAGCAGCTAAGGAAGCTTTTTATAAAAAATGA
- a CDS encoding DUF3042 family protein, with protein sequence MKSFGKGFLAGALTAFGAVAGCVFAFKKTVVEPIEEREAVLDEHRRRALRKRRSSHQG encoded by the coding sequence ATGAAATCATTTGGTAAAGGCTTTTTAGCCGGTGCATTAACAGCTTTTGGTGCTGTTGCAGGTTGCGTTTTTGCTTTCAAAAAGACAGTTGTCGAACCGATCGAAGAACGTGAAGCAGTTTTAGACGAACATCGTCGTCGCGCTTTACGCAAACGACGTTCCTCACATCAAGGTTAA
- the miaA gene encoding tRNA (adenosine(37)-N6)-dimethylallyltransferase MiaA, with the protein MTQKLLLIVGPTAVGKTALSVELARRFDGEIISGDSMQIYQKLDIGTAKVTPDEMQGIKHYMLDIKRVEERFSVADFIAECARDTRLIAEKGKLPLLVGGTGFYLHALLNGFRLGQDDYDSSEKERAKWHLFAQKNGKEALWKELATLDPKAAQKIPWQNEQRVVRALEVYTKTGQLFSAQNDERVSTYDPLVIGLTTDRALLYERINQRVDLMVKQGLVEEAKELYQKGGELLPAGKGIGYKEFYPYFEGDLTLDEAIAQVKQNSRRYAKRQLTWFRNKMDVNWFDLVQKPEQLAQVNKLVSNWLKEDKK; encoded by the coding sequence ATGACACAAAAGCTGTTGTTGATAGTCGGTCCAACTGCTGTTGGAAAAACTGCACTCTCAGTTGAATTGGCAAGAAGATTTGATGGTGAGATCATTTCAGGTGATTCAATGCAGATCTATCAAAAGTTGGATATCGGAACTGCTAAAGTCACCCCAGATGAGATGCAAGGGATCAAACATTATATGCTTGATATCAAGCGAGTCGAAGAGCGTTTTTCAGTTGCTGATTTTATCGCAGAATGCGCTCGAGATACGCGTTTGATCGCTGAGAAAGGCAAGTTACCATTGCTTGTTGGTGGGACTGGTTTTTATCTCCATGCTTTATTGAATGGGTTTCGTCTAGGGCAAGATGATTATGATAGTTCTGAAAAAGAACGAGCTAAGTGGCATTTGTTTGCTCAAAAAAATGGGAAAGAGGCACTTTGGAAAGAGTTAGCGACACTTGATCCTAAGGCAGCGCAAAAGATACCTTGGCAAAATGAACAGCGAGTTGTTCGTGCGCTTGAAGTATATACCAAGACTGGACAACTTTTTTCGGCTCAAAATGATGAACGTGTGTCAACTTATGACCCACTTGTGATCGGATTGACGACTGATCGAGCTCTTTTATATGAGCGGATCAACCAGCGCGTCGATCTGATGGTCAAACAAGGATTAGTCGAAGAGGCAAAAGAGCTATATCAAAAAGGAGGCGAGTTGCTTCCAGCTGGAAAAGGGATCGGATACAAAGAGTTTTATCCGTATTTTGAGGGTGATTTGACTTTAGACGAAGCGATCGCTCAAGTAAAACAAAATTCGCGCCGTTATGCGAAACGCCAACTAACATGGTTTCGCAATAAAATGGACGTGAATTGGTTTGATCTAGTCCAAAAGCCAGAGCAATTAGCACAAGTAAATAAGCTTGTCTCAAATTGGCTCAAAGAAGATAAAAAATAA
- a CDS encoding MerR family transcriptional regulator: MKEKELRRSLAVLPIGTVMKLTDLTARQIRYYEEQELVIPARNEGNRRMYSLNDIDKLLEVKDYLAEGLNMAGIKRIYAKKLAEKQAKQGKSLTDADVRKILHDEFIAVSGLSKQSQFSFRNNGL; encoded by the coding sequence ATGAAAGAAAAAGAACTGCGCCGTTCATTGGCGGTCTTACCGATCGGGACTGTGATGAAGCTGACCGATCTAACGGCACGTCAGATCCGGTATTATGAGGAACAAGAACTTGTTATACCTGCTCGAAATGAAGGGAATCGGCGGATGTATTCGCTAAATGATATCGATAAATTACTTGAAGTCAAAGATTATTTAGCTGAAGGGCTAAATATGGCAGGGATCAAGCGGATCTATGCTAAAAAATTAGCAGAAAAGCAAGCTAAACAAGGTAAATCGTTAACGGATGCTGATGTTAGAAAGATCTTGCATGATGAATTTATCGCTGTCAGCGGTTTAAGCAAGCAAAGTCAGTTCTCATTTCGAAATAACGGCCTTTAA
- a CDS encoding Arc family DNA-binding protein, with the protein MATSEMTSLLFRLPETLKEKLSKRAKQENRSINAMLLEIVSKELNEYPSQQTSDIALEHRHFLGRLISPKQFAELDGLVKLDGIYYRYLIESNRPFDPTVNYTVIEALGNILTLRPLSQK; encoded by the coding sequence ATGGCCACATCTGAAATGACGTCTCTTTTATTTCGTTTACCTGAGACACTCAAGGAAAAATTATCTAAACGAGCTAAACAAGAAAATCGTAGTATCAACGCAATGCTCTTAGAGATCGTATCTAAAGAATTAAATGAATACCCATCTCAGCAAACTTCTGATATAGCTTTAGAGCATAGACACTTTTTAGGCCGCCTGATCTCTCCTAAACAATTCGCCGAACTCGATGGTCTCGTCAAGCTCGATGGGATCTACTATCGGTATCTGATCGAAAGCAATCGTCCATTTGATCCAACAGTAAACTATACTGTGATCGAGGCATTGGGGAATATCTTAACACTTCGTCCACTATCACAAAAATAA
- the gmk gene encoding guanylate kinase, with amino-acid sequence MAKRGMLIVLSGPSGVGKGTVRKEIFSQEGNNFHYSVSMTTRQMRPGEVNGKDYYFVSKEEFEKEIAEDGMLEYAQYVDNYYGTPLKYVNEMLDMGKDVFLEIEVKGAMQVRKKVPDGLFIFLTPPDLMELRQRIINRGTDDLATIDKRMEKAKDEIEMMQNYDYAVVNDEVAKAAEKIKTIIRAERWRVKRFLPDYKKQLGVLK; translated from the coding sequence ATGGCTAAAAGAGGAATGTTGATCGTTCTTTCAGGCCCCTCGGGTGTGGGCAAAGGGACTGTACGAAAGGAGATCTTTTCACAAGAAGGTAACAACTTTCATTATTCCGTTTCGATGACTACAAGGCAGATGCGCCCTGGTGAAGTTAATGGGAAAGACTATTATTTTGTCTCCAAAGAAGAGTTTGAAAAAGAGATAGCTGAAGATGGTATGCTTGAATATGCTCAATATGTTGACAATTACTATGGAACACCATTAAAATACGTTAATGAAATGCTTGACATGGGAAAAGATGTTTTCCTAGAGATCGAAGTCAAAGGTGCGATGCAAGTACGCAAAAAGGTGCCAGATGGCTTGTTTATCTTCTTGACTCCTCCAGATTTAATGGAGTTGCGTCAGCGGATCATCAACCGTGGGACAGATGATCTTGCAACGATCGATAAGCGGATGGAAAAGGCAAAAGATGAGATCGAAATGATGCAAAATTATGACTATGCAGTCGTTAATGATGAAGTTGCTAAAGCAGCCGAGAAGATCAAAACGATCATTCGAGCAGAACGTTGGCGTGTAAAACGCTTTTTGCCAGACTATAAGAAACAATTGGGAGTGTTAAAATGA
- the rpoZ gene encoding DNA-directed RNA polymerase subunit omega — translation MILYPSVDELLERVDSRYSLIMLASKRAHELDAGALPMLNEYESVKSVGRALEEIVAGDLKIKSEGEEG, via the coding sequence ATGATTTTATATCCATCAGTTGATGAACTTCTAGAACGTGTGGATTCTCGTTACTCTTTGATCATGCTTGCTTCAAAGCGGGCACATGAATTAGATGCAGGTGCTTTACCGATGCTCAATGAATATGAATCAGTTAAAAGTGTTGGTCGTGCCCTAGAAGAGATCGTAGCCGGAGATCTTAAGATCAAATCCGAGGGTGAAGAAGGCTAA